The Mycolicibacterium aurum genome segment GTAAGCTCACCGACGCAGTGCACGGTGCGGGCGCGGCGGTCTCGGCGCAGCTGGGCCACGCCGGGGTCGTCGCACCGAAGAAGCTCACCGGCGTTACCGCCATGGCCCCCAGCCGGTTCGTCAACCCGACGTCGTTCGCGTACTGCCGCGAAATCCGCCGCGACGAGATCGCCGTTGTCATCGAGCAGTTCGGTGCCGCGGCTGATATCGCCGTGGAATCCGGATTCGACTCCGTAGAACTGCATTTCGGGCATCTCTATCTGCCGAGTTCGTTTCTCAGCCCCGTGATCAACCGGCGCAAGGACGAGTACGGCGGTGACATCGACAACCGGTCGCGGCTGGTACGCGAGATCGCGCGGCGAGTCCGGGAGGTCGTCGGGGACCGCATCGCGGTGATCGCAAAACTGGACATGGACGACGGTCTGCCGGGCAGCATCTGGATCGACGAAGCGCTGCGCACCGTCGCGCTGCTGGACGCGGATGCCACGCTCGACGCCATCGAGCTGACGCAGGGCTCGTCGGTGTACCGCCCGATGTACCTGTTCCGTGGCGATGTGCCCGTGCGTGAGTTCACCAAGGTGATGCCGCCGATGATGCGACCCGGAGTGCGGCTGCTGGGCAAGCGGGTGATGGGCAGCTATCCCTACGAGGATCTCTACATGCTGCCCGCGGCTCGCCAGTTCGTACCGATCATGAAGAACACCAAGTTGATTCTGCTCGGCGGGATCACCAACCGCGAGCACGTCGAGACCGGTATGCGAGAGGGCTTCGAGCTGGTCGCGATGGGACGGGCCTTGCTCCGCGAACCGGACCTGGTGACCAAGATGATGACCGATGCCGGCGTTCGCAGCCGTTGCACCCACAACAACAAGTGCATGGTCACCGTATTCGGGCGCACCCACTGTGTGTTGGACCCGGAGCAGCGCTACGGGGCGGCGGAACCGCTCGATACGCCACGGTTACGCGCGGTCACTTCGTGACGGGCCTACCGACGAGTTCGGCCACGTCGGCACTGAC includes the following:
- a CDS encoding NADH:flavin oxidoreductase; translation: MTDLSPDPFAPVQLGPVRLRNRIVKAATSEGRSPDGRVTDDLIDFHRTFAEGGVGMTTVAYCCVSPQGASAPGQIVMDTDALPGLRKLTDAVHGAGAAVSAQLGHAGVVAPKKLTGVTAMAPSRFVNPTSFAYCREIRRDEIAVVIEQFGAAADIAVESGFDSVELHFGHLYLPSSFLSPVINRRKDEYGGDIDNRSRLVREIARRVREVVGDRIAVIAKLDMDDGLPGSIWIDEALRTVALLDADATLDAIELTQGSSVYRPMYLFRGDVPVREFTKVMPPMMRPGVRLLGKRVMGSYPYEDLYMLPAARQFVPIMKNTKLILLGGITNREHVETGMREGFELVAMGRALLREPDLVTKMMTDAGVRSRCTHNNKCMVTVFGRTHCVLDPEQRYGAAEPLDTPRLRAVTS